One Janthinobacterium sp. TB1-E2 genomic region harbors:
- a CDS encoding CBS domain-containing protein, which yields MKVSEILQVKGNILYTVTPDQPLLDAANTMAEKDIGSLVVMEFGDLVGMLTFREVLNALHENAGQIGGGTVRKHMDDHPITVTPDTEVNEVRRIMLEKHARYLPVMNAKTLLGVISFYDVARAVLEAQSFENQMLKAYIRDWPAETTD from the coding sequence ATGAAAGTATCTGAAATTCTCCAAGTCAAGGGCAATATTCTCTACACGGTCACGCCTGACCAGCCCCTGCTTGACGCGGCCAATACCATGGCTGAAAAAGACATCGGTTCGCTGGTGGTCATGGAATTTGGCGACCTGGTCGGCATGCTGACCTTCCGCGAAGTGTTGAACGCGCTGCATGAAAACGCGGGCCAGATCGGCGGCGGCACCGTGCGCAAGCACATGGATGACCACCCGATCACCGTCACCCCCGACACGGAAGTCAACGAAGTGCGCCGCATCATGCTGGAAAAACATGCGCGCTACCTGCCCGTCATGAACGCCAAGACCCTGCTGGGCGTCATCTCCTTCTACGACGTGGCGCGCGCCGTGCTCGAAGCGCAAAGCTTTGAAAACCAGATGCTCAAAGCGTATATCCGCGACTGGCCTGCCGAAACGACGGACTGA